In Magnolia sinica isolate HGM2019 chromosome 12, MsV1, whole genome shotgun sequence, a single genomic region encodes these proteins:
- the LOC131220025 gene encoding uncharacterized protein LOC131220025: MPPPKTLKELKSLQGKLAYIRHFISNLAGRCQPFSHLMKKDIEFVWDQACQNAFDSIKELLKQPLVRKKELLPYCRKAQQLLEHFYHVEIKHVPRSENARADALASLAAALSRPNRSPLQENYRVISAKVEEDGTVRDHHSLQGIHEYSSEKYRKLSILQEH; the protein is encoded by the exons atgccgccaccGAAAACGCTAAAGGAATTAAAGagtttgcaaggaaagctggCATACATTCgccatttcatttcaaatctagcaGGGAGATGTCAACCGTTTtcccatctgatgaagaaagataTAGAATTTGTGTGGGACCAAGCTTGTCAGAATGCGTTTGACTCGATCAAAGAATTGCTGAAACAACCGCTG GTAAGAAAGAAGGAACTTTTGCCATACTGCCGAAAAGCACAGCAGTTGCTAGAACATTTCTATCATGTTGAGATCAAACATGTACCACGATCTGAAAATGCAAGGGCAGACGCCTTGGCTAGTTTGGCAGCGGCTCTGTCTCgcccaaatcgaagccctcttcaa GAGAATTATCGCGTAATATCTGCAAAGGTGGAGGAGGATGGAACTGTAAGGGATCATCATTCTTTGCAGGGAATTCATGAGTATTCGTCAGAGAAGTACCGAaagttatccatccttcaagaacATTAG